CAATGAAAATGTGATTAGCGGTACTAAATCTCCCCTAAAAGCACTGGAATATATAGAAAAATCAGATGATCCTGCAATATTCGTATTTTTAGATTTTCATATATATTTGGGCTCAACTGGTATGTGCAATCCAGATCCTCAAATAATACGTAAAATTAGAGATCTATCATCTTTGCTTAAAGAGAGTAAGAATCCTAAAAACGTAATATTTATTTCACCTTCGGTTATGTTGCCTGATGAATTACAAAAAGAAGTAAGTATTGTTGATTTTGATTTACCCAATGTTGAAGACATAATGAATCTTCTAGAAGATATGATAACCGTAAATCAACCTGGAAAAATTACAATTGATCTCAATCCAAATGAAAAAGAACGCATTTCAAAATCAGCTTTAGGATTAACCCTCCAAGAAGTAGAAAACGCATTTGCCCGTGCTATGGTTGAAGGAGGAAACTTCAATATTAAAAAATTAGACGTGATTCATGAAGAAAAACGTCAGATAATTAAAAAAAGTGAGATATTGGAATTCATTAAAAGTGATCTCCAAATGAATGATATAGGTGGATTACAAAACCTTAAAAGATGGTTAGAAAAAAGGAATAAATCCTGGCTAGATTCAGCTAAGCATTATGGGATCACAGCACCCCAAGGGGTTTTAATTACTGGAGTTCCAGGTTGTGGTAAGAGTTTGATAGTAAAAGCTATTAGCGCAATGTGGCAGTTACCTCTTCTTCGCCTGGACATAGGAAAAGTTTTCAGTGGAATCTTGGGAAGCAGTGAAGAAAATATGCGAAAAGCAATAAAAATTGCAGAAGCTACTTCTCCTTCAATATTATGGATAGATGAAATTGAAAAAGGTTTCAGTAACGGAGGAGGAGATGGGGGGACCTCAAGTCGTGTTTTTGGAACATTTTTGACATGGATGCAGGAAAAAGAGAAGCCTGTTTTTGTTGCGGCAACCGCAAACGAGATAGAAATGCTACCTGCTGAATTTCTCAGAAAAGGCCGTTTTGATGAGATATTCTTTGTAGATTTGCCCACTTACAAAGAAAGAATGGACATATTAGAGATACATATTAATAAACGCCTAAATCAAGAGATCATAGGAGATTTCAAATTAAATAATGATTCTTACTCATATTTGGCAGGAATTACTGAGGGTTATGTTGGAGCAGAACTAGAACAGATTGTAATCTCAGGACTCTTTGAGGCATTCTCAGAGGACAGGCCCATTGAGCTCGAAGATTTTGAAAAATCCATAACAAATACGGTGCCTTTATCGGTAACCCAAGCAGAAAAGATCAGGGCAATTCGTGAATGGGCCAACATACGTGCCGTAGCGGCCACATCTGCCGATGATAGGATTGAATATAATCAAGAAGTGGCAGGATTTGAATTGGAGCCAAATGAACAGAATATCGATGAAGATATCGGATCTTCACGAGGTGGACGAGCAATTGATTTGTAAAAAATGAGGAGATGATTTAATGAGTGTGACTATGGTGTTAATACCCGTAGCAATCGCTGCTGCAGGAACTTTATTTGTTAAAGTTGAACCTCTTGAAAGTGATCTAATCATATTCAAAACGAAAATGAAAAATGCCTTAATATTGCAGAAAGCCGTAATTAATCTTGGATATCAACCCCATATTTTAAATAGAATTCAGATGGAAATTCAACATGAAGATATGCATATAAATTTCCAGAAAAATGAAGATAATACTATCCAAGCCACATTCAATGAAAATATGTCTCAAAAACAGGCCGAAGCATATATTGCTGAGATTTATGATGAATATACTACATTAGTACAACAACAAACCTATGAAAAACTCCTTGAAAACATTAAAAATCGTAATCTTAACTTAGAGTCTGAAGAAGTCACAAAAGACAATTCTATTGTACTTACACTAACCGTGCAGGAGTAGGAAGCATGAAAAAGAGTATTAAAATTGAAATTTTCAGTGATGGTACTATTCAGGCCGAAACTCAGGGAATAAAAGGCAAGAAATGTACGGATTATATAAAAATTTTAGAGGAAATTTTAGAGTCAAAAATAACAGATTCAGATTATACTCCCGAATATAACGAAAAAGAAAACGTGCGAAATAGAAATATCCAAAAACAGATGGTTAATGGAGACTGACATGTCCAAAAGTTCATGGGAACTGATTCACTCTTGGTGGCTAATATTACCTTTTACTTTTCCTATTTATCTAAACTGGACAGCCTTTATATATATAGGAATAACTGCAAGAGATCGCAAGTGGATTTCTTACGGAGTAATATATTCAATTCCCAGCATACTACTAACATTTGTAGATAGCACAACGAATTCTAACGAAATAATCGATGCTAACTCACTAATGGGGATACTCATAATTAGCATATATTTAATGGGATGTATCTCAATAATTCATGCATTTTCTTTGCGTGAAGAGTATTTAATCCGTTTAAAAGCTTTAAAAAATGTTAAAAATGATGATAAATTAAGGAAAAAAATTGCCAGAGAATATGGTCTGGATGATGGAAATTTTTCATATAATCAAGAACATTCTACAAGAATTAAAAATGAGAAATCCCCGATTTCAGATGAGTTTGTTAAGGATTTCCCGCATACAGTTTCACCTTCAATAGACATTAATAATGATCCTGAAGATTTGTTGCTAGAATTACCGGGTATAAATGAAACATTGGCTAAAAAAATAATTCAATTGCGCCAATCGGGTATTTATTTCGATTCTGCTGAAGACTTCGGAGAGTTATTAGGCCTTAAACCACACGTAGTGGAAAGAATAAAACCTCTTATTGTTATTAATACATCTGGAGAAGAAACAAAAATAATGAAAAATAAAGGTAGAATAGTGGACATTTAATAAATAAACATTGCAAACATGAGATTAAATAAGGGATTAATATGTCAAGACGTTTATGGGGACTAATTAACTCTTGGTGGCTTATACTGCCTTTTACTATATATCTGAACTGGTTGGCCTTTCTATATGTAGGAGTAACTGCCAAACATCGCAAGTGGATTCTTTATGGAGTATTATATGCAATTCCATTCATATTTTATCTATTTTACACTCTAACCGGCCAAGACACCAGTATAGTAAATGGCCAACCAGTCAGTTTAGAATTTGAAATAATTTTAAGTGCAGTATGGCTAATAGGGATTTTTTCGATTGTACATGCGTTTTCATTACGTAAAGAGTATTTAATTCGTTTAGAAATCTTAAAAGAAGTTAAAATAGATGAATTAAAAAAGGAAATCCATCAAGAAATCTCTTTAAATAATCCGGAACATTCCAAAAACATTGAAAACCAGGATACGAGAACAGATACTAATGAGTTTGTTAAAGATCTTCCTTTTAAATCAGTTTCATCTCCAGTGGATATAAATAATGATCCTGAAGACTTTTTGGTACAATTACCAGGTGTGAGTATAATATTAGCCAAAAAAACAATTCAATTGCGCGAATCAGGCGTTTATTTCGATTCTGCAGAAGAGTTTGGACAAGCACTGGGCATTAAACCTCACACATTGGAAAAAATTAAACCATTTATAGTTATTAACCCACAAAAAGATGTTTCTACAATAACAACATCCCATACTAAAGGCCGCAGGATTGATATTTAATGTATTTATATGTATACAAATTCTTACCAAGTACTCAGGTAGAAGGACCTGGTGAACGTGCCTGTATCTATGTGCAGGGGTGTTCTATTAGATGTGAAGGTTGTATTACACCCCAAAGCTGGCAGAAAGGGATTAACCAGAAGGTTAATGTGAAAGATATTGCTGAAACCATTCTTCAAGGTCCTGAAGTTGAAGGAGTTACCTTTTCTGGCGGAGAACCATTTGAACAGGCGAAAGCTCTAGCAAAATTAGGAAATATCCTTAAAAATGAAAATTTATCAGTTGTTACGTTCACCGGTCATGTTTTTGAAGATATAGTGAAATCTTCCAATGCCGATTGGCATGAATTGTTATCTATAACTGACCTGCTGATTGATGGTCCTTACATGAAGAATGAATTTGATCTCAACCATCCATGGGTTGGCTCATCAAATCAAAGATACCATTTTTTAACTGAACGTTACCATCATATTCAACCTACTATCCATAAAATCAAGAATAAAATTGAAATTAGACTTCAGGATGATGGCGAAATAGTTGTTAATGGAATAATTAGACAAAAAAATATTAAAGATCTATTGGATGGGATCTAACTAAAAAATAATAAAACCAATGATAAATAAATGAATTTTGGTAGAAGACAATATTTTTTTAATTTTCATTATACTTTATTTTATAAGTATAATTTACATTTCGCTAAGTGAGGGTGATTTTTTACGCATGATATGGAGATTTGCACCTGTCCTTACAATTATACTGGTCTTTAGATAGTCTAAAGATCACATTAAAATATATTTTGGGTTTTAACGAGTTTAACTATATTTTCAGGGTTAATATTAAGTTATGTATACGTGTTTATGCCCACATATGCTTTAAACAGAAAATATTATCTTTCAATGGGCATTTTCCTGTTATATTTGATATTTTTGGTTTTTGGTTATATTTACAGAGCAAAAATTTGAATTTGATTTTTTATGCTTAGTAATACTACAATAGATAGTACTGGTTTACAACTACTCTTATCTAAACATGTTAAGAGATTATATCTTCTTTGGTTGTCTAATCCTAATTTTTATTGGTTATATCATTCTATTCATTTAGTTATATAACCATGAAGATGTAGAAAAAAAATCCATATTAAATCCTAGAACAACTAAAAATGTTTATATCATTCCCAAGAGGGTAAACTGTACTTCCATTTTAATCCTTTTTCAGATTAAATAAAAAAATATCCCTATTCATAATTTCTTTTTAATTAATAGACTCCACTCAAAAATTAAAAATTATTAAAAAAAATAGTTTATAAAAAATTATAAACCGAATGATTTTTTAAGGAGATCTACATTTACGTATCCTGCTCTGAAGAGTTCACCAGTTCTTAAATCGTTTATGACCACTTCAGCAGGTGCAAACATTCCTTTGTCGATTTTGTAGAAGTCGTATTCCGCTTCTTTAAATACATCGTAGAATGGTTTTCCGTATCCTTCAGATGCGGACGATGGGAGATTTTCAGCTAAAGCTTTTAAGTCATCTCCTTCTTCAGACTGGATGTAGTAGTAAGTCCTACCACCGAATAAAACAGCATCGTTTGTTTTACCCATTGCTTTAAGTCCGTCTGGGTCAACAGGTGCTATTGGTGCGATTCCTGCAGCAAATTTAACTTTTGTAACGTCGAAGTCTAAAGCTTCCATCATTTTGTAGGTACCGTTTTCTACAACTCTTCCTGCTATTTGTATTGAACCTACGATTGATGATGTTGGTGCAACGAGTACTGTTACGTTTTCTGGTGAGACACCGCAGTCTTTTGCAATTGCGTCGGTTACGTCAGCGCCGGGTAATTTGTCAGCTTCGAGTGTGAGGATTGCAATGTCTGCATCGTCTTCGTAGCCTATTACTTCATAGGTGTGGGCTGGTTTTTTAGCTAATGCTCTTGCAGGTCCTGAACCTAGTGCAAAGAAGTCACCTACACTTACAGACCATCCTGCTTTTTGTGCTCCAAGGGTTGATATTGCCGGAGAGTTGGTTTTAATTTTTACAGAAGGTAACGCAAAACTTTCTGAGAGGTCTCCTGGAATTGAGATTCCCACTTCTGCAAGTCCTCCAAGACATACTTTTGTGTAAAGTTCCCCTGCTTTAAGGCTTCCAGAAACATTTACACCAGCATCGATAACTGTGGAACCGTTTTCAAGCTTTTCTACGCTTATGTTTAATTCATCTGCGTCTTTTATCATTAAGTCTACTGTCTTTTTTGCTTCAAGATTGACACTTACCATTATTTCACCTCATTAGTGTGATATATTATATGAATACAAAATTTGTTGGTGAATGGATTTTAAGCTATTGTCCTTTAATTAGTTTACTATTTGATCTTCTGGATTTTGAAAAATGTGCCATTATGATTACATACGTCCATTGCAAAAAATTCATTGACAGCCGCCTGTTACCTCTTCTTAATTCTATTTTAACATAGGGCATTCTGGGGCGAAACTCCTTTTAATTTTATTGTTAAAATTAAATAGATTATTTTGCTTCCTTTTAACTTATGTTGAACTTTTTTATAATAATAAATAATTAAACGAATAAAATTAAGATGTAATCATTTTTTTAAGGTACAAAAAATACTATTTTTAGTAATCCATCCTTTGGTTAAGACATTTTTTAAATTCAACAGCATTTACATGTAATTTTAACTGTTCAGAAGATGGAAGGGCTGATCTTTCAAAATGTCTCATATCTGAGAGTATGCTCATTTCAATAATAGCTTCCATGGACCTGGCACCATGCTTATATTTAGGGACTTTAATTAAGGCGTTTAATACAGAAGGATCGATATTTGCTTCAGAACCTAAAAAAATGTTTTTAGCTTTTTTCTCTAAAATGGATCGTAATACCATGGCCCTTCTTATCATGTAAAGGTAATCATTGTCTTGTTCTTGGTCAATTCCCGTAATATCAATATATCCCCGTAATCTACTTACAAAATCTGCCCCTTTGACCTTGTCTTTATCTTTATCATTATCAAATTCTTCAAAAGTTTTATTCCTGCCTCCTGCAAAAACAAAAATACATTTACCAATAGGGTGAATAATCTCGCCCTGTTTGAAACTACCATCACTCATAGGAGATAAAAAGTATTTTAACCAGCCATAAGGAACATTATCCAGATCAGAATCAAATTCATCAAAAAATATTAGGGGTGTTTTACCAGTTAAGGATGTACTTTGAATAATGTGAAAAGCACTGAACAAATCATTCAGCGATTTAAATTGGGATAAATTAAATTCTATGGGTTTTATGTCATTAGAAATAGTTTTCGTGATTTGAGTAACA
This genomic window from Methanobacterium sp. contains:
- a CDS encoding DUF2997 domain-containing protein, with translation MKKSIKIEIFSDGTIQAETQGIKGKKCTDYIKILEEILESKITDSDYTPEYNEKENVRNRNIQKQMVNGD
- a CDS encoding AAA family ATPase; translated protein: MGDELEFKFLLSNLLKARFPYIYIPTWEENRVLSVINTISTDPNLIKTSRIVYIWKLTTGLTKNNENVISGTKSPLKALEYIEKSDDPAIFVFLDFHIYLGSTGMCNPDPQIIRKIRDLSSLLKESKNPKNVIFISPSVMLPDELQKEVSIVDFDLPNVEDIMNLLEDMITVNQPGKITIDLNPNEKERISKSALGLTLQEVENAFARAMVEGGNFNIKKLDVIHEEKRQIIKKSEILEFIKSDLQMNDIGGLQNLKRWLEKRNKSWLDSAKHYGITAPQGVLITGVPGCGKSLIVKAISAMWQLPLLRLDIGKVFSGILGSSEENMRKAIKIAEATSPSILWIDEIEKGFSNGGGDGGTSSRVFGTFLTWMQEKEKPVFVAATANEIEMLPAEFLRKGRFDEIFFVDLPTYKERMDILEIHINKRLNQEIIGDFKLNNDSYSYLAGITEGYVGAELEQIVISGLFEAFSEDRPIELEDFEKSITNTVPLSVTQAEKIRAIREWANIRAVAATSADDRIEYNQEVAGFELEPNEQNIDEDIGSSRGGRAIDL
- a CDS encoding helix-hairpin-helix domain-containing protein, encoding MSRRLWGLINSWWLILPFTIYLNWLAFLYVGVTAKHRKWILYGVLYAIPFIFYLFYTLTGQDTSIVNGQPVSLEFEIILSAVWLIGIFSIVHAFSLRKEYLIRLEILKEVKIDELKKEIHQEISLNNPEHSKNIENQDTRTDTNEFVKDLPFKSVSSPVDINNDPEDFLVQLPGVSIILAKKTIQLRESGVYFDSAEEFGQALGIKPHTLEKIKPFIVINPQKDVSTITTSHTKGRRIDI
- a CDS encoding helix-hairpin-helix domain-containing protein, whose translation is MSKSSWELIHSWWLILPFTFPIYLNWTAFIYIGITARDRKWISYGVIYSIPSILLTFVDSTTNSNEIIDANSLMGILIISIYLMGCISIIHAFSLREEYLIRLKALKNVKNDDKLRKKIAREYGLDDGNFSYNQEHSTRIKNEKSPISDEFVKDFPHTVSPSIDINNDPEDLLLELPGINETLAKKIIQLRQSGIYFDSAEDFGELLGLKPHVVERIKPLIVINTSGEETKIMKNKGRIVDI
- the mch gene encoding methenyltetrahydromethanopterin cyclohydrolase; translation: MVSVNLEAKKTVDLMIKDADELNISVEKLENGSTVIDAGVNVSGSLKAGELYTKVCLGGLAEVGISIPGDLSESFALPSVKIKTNSPAISTLGAQKAGWSVSVGDFFALGSGPARALAKKPAHTYEVIGYEDDADIAILTLEADKLPGADVTDAIAKDCGVSPENVTVLVAPTSSIVGSIQIAGRVVENGTYKMMEALDFDVTKVKFAAGIAPIAPVDPDGLKAMGKTNDAVLFGGRTYYYIQSEEGDDLKALAENLPSSASEGYGKPFYDVFKEAEYDFYKIDKGMFAPAEVVINDLRTGELFRAGYVNVDLLKKSFGL
- a CDS encoding 4Fe-4S single cluster domain-containing protein — protein: MYLYVYKFLPSTQVEGPGERACIYVQGCSIRCEGCITPQSWQKGINQKVNVKDIAETILQGPEVEGVTFSGGEPFEQAKALAKLGNILKNENLSVVTFTGHVFEDIVKSSNADWHELLSITDLLIDGPYMKNEFDLNHPWVGSSNQRYHFLTERYHHIQPTIHKIKNKIEIRLQDDGEIVVNGIIRQKNIKDLLDGI